The nucleotide window GCGTTTCGCCGCTCTCGCTGTGCAGGTGCGTGTGATAGGCGGTCTCGAGCCAGGCCGCCAAGGCGCGGTTCAACTCGTCGAGCGTGAGCAAGGCGGCGGCCCGCACTTCGGCTTCGAGTTGTTCTTGGACCGTGCGGAAGAAGCGTTCGATCAGGCCGCCGGCGGGCGGATCTCGCGGCGGCCGGTGCAGCAGCTGAATGTTCAGCGCGGCGCAAGCCAGCGTGAGGGCGTTGGCATGGTAAATCTTGGCGTTATCGACATACAACTCGCGGCTGGCGCCGTGCTGGCCCCAGGCGCGGAGCAGCGAGTCCACCAAGATGTCGAGGTTCTCGCGGACGTAATACCGCGCGCCGACGATGTAGCGGCTGTGGCAGTCGATCCAAGCCGAGAGATGGGTCTTGACCGCTTGGCCGTGATGAACCGCCACCGGCCCGTGCTCGAAATCGCCGACCCACAAGGCGTTGCTCTGGTCGCGGGTCCAGCGGCAGCGGACCTTCTCCTTGGAGATCCCCAGCTTCCGCCGCGTGGCTCCTTCGCGTTGTAGGTGGCGATAGAGCGTGGACCGTGGAACTTCGCGACCGAACTCGTGTTTGAGGATGCAGTTGATGACCTGATCGGAGCGGTAGTGTTGCTCCTTCTTGAGTTCGACGGCGCGGGCCAGCAACTCGGCTTGCGCCCGGCGCGCTTGGCCGCGGTCCTTGCGGCGTCGCCGGAACAGGCCCGCCACTCCTTCCAGACGCAGCCGGCGCCACTGCCGACGTAGCGTGCGCACGGAGATTCGCTTGCGCTGGCCATTGGGAA belongs to Polyangia bacterium and includes:
- a CDS encoding DDE-type integrase/transposase/recombinase, with protein sequence MSQEERRLPNGQRKRISVRTLRRQWRRLRLEGVAGLFRRRRKDRGQARRAQAELLARAVELKKEQHYRSDQVINCILKHEFGREVPRSTLYRHLQREGATRRKLGISKEKVRCRWTRDQSNALWVGDFEHGPVAVHHGQAVKTHLSAWIDCHSRYIVGARYYVRENLDILVDSLLRAWGQHGASRELYVDNAKIYHANALTLACAALNIQLLHRPPRDPPAGGLIERFFRTVQEQLEAEVRAAALLTLDELNRALAAWLETAYHTHLHSESGETPRDRYLTGSRFTRSVQLNSVLTFFHRREQRTVDKDFSDVRLDNAYYAVDSKFRKDRLIVEYDPFGSGEEVLLYSLAGTYLGVGRRYEREKGSHPQPPAPSKAKPIEPSYLKALEADQAAAHERQRQAG